In Chryseobacterium gotjawalense, the following are encoded in one genomic region:
- a CDS encoding DUF6263 family protein: MKKFTAIALLSITLVACKKETKTVTKVDPQTGKTITVEVPVENTSDSLKVEKAPEQVLAIKDSLGVYRQTFKLEKGQTYPLVTYQKDVQTMTAPDGKSQSGTSEMTDEMSFAVNDFKDGVYDITINLIGKRNSQSANGKTVAVDTKQAEPKDEQLKMMWKVNKALVGNKLKLKMTETGKVISITGFDAVYNKISGSVGSAIKDAKDKAGFINSFKQSFNEKMLKDQFTKNLVLIPAKGVKIGDKWSESENATPDGKIKLTTTYTLKSVGDGIAQISVVGGIPKKSDKQTQEGVTRSMSSELSQNGTITLDQKTGWVKNQNIAVKTAQTETLSDGKQSQTMKSVSNSTVIVNPSK, from the coding sequence ATGAAAAAATTCACAGCCATTGCGCTTCTTTCTATAACATTAGTTGCCTGTAAAAAAGAAACCAAAACCGTTACCAAAGTTGATCCCCAAACCGGGAAAACAATTACCGTAGAAGTTCCTGTAGAAAACACTTCCGATTCACTAAAAGTCGAAAAAGCACCAGAACAGGTTTTGGCGATTAAAGATTCTTTGGGAGTTTACCGGCAGACTTTCAAATTAGAAAAAGGACAAACTTATCCTTTGGTCACCTACCAAAAAGATGTTCAGACGATGACTGCTCCTGATGGGAAATCGCAAAGTGGTACCAGCGAAATGACCGACGAAATGTCATTTGCCGTAAATGATTTTAAAGACGGGGTTTATGATATCACCATTAATTTAATCGGAAAAAGAAATTCTCAATCAGCGAATGGTAAAACGGTAGCCGTTGATACGAAGCAGGCAGAACCGAAAGATGAGCAGCTGAAAATGATGTGGAAAGTGAATAAAGCTTTGGTCGGAAATAAATTAAAGTTGAAAATGACCGAAACCGGAAAAGTAATTTCGATCACAGGTTTTGACGCGGTTTATAACAAAATTAGTGGTTCTGTGGGATCAGCAATTAAAGACGCCAAAGACAAAGCCGGTTTTATCAACAGTTTTAAACAAAGCTTTAATGAAAAAATGCTGAAAGACCAATTCACAAAAAATCTGGTTTTGATTCCGGCAAAAGGAGTGAAGATCGGCGATAAATGGTCTGAAAGCGAAAACGCAACGCCGGACGGAAAAATAAAATTGACTACAACATACACGCTGAAAAGTGTTGGCGACGGAATTGCACAAATTTCGGTTGTAGGCGGAATTCCTAAAAAATCGGATAAACAAACCCAGGAAGGGGTCACCAGATCAATGAGTTCTGAGTTGTCACAAAACGGAACAATCACTTTGGATCAAAAAACCGGTTGGGTGAAAAATCAAAATATTGCTGTGAAAACTGCGCAAACCGAAACACTTTCAGACGGTAAACAATCTCAAACAATGAAATCTGTTTCTAATTCAACGGTTATTGTAAATCCTTCAAAATAG